The genomic window ATTTTGTGAACGCCAAGAAGGAGAGAGTAAAGTTACCTGGAAGCAATATATAGAATACATTCACCATTTAATCCGGTTGCGCCTGTCTACAGGTAAATTGGCACGATTGCGTCAGCGTTCGAGTTTTCCCGTAGGTAAATTTATCCGCTTTGGCTTAGTGGGATTGAGTGGAGTATTTGTAGATATGGCGATGCTGTATTTACTCAGCGATCCTTCTACCTTGGCTTTGCCTTTAACCAGGAGTAAAATTATTGCTGGAGAAATTGCCATTTTAAATAACTTCTTGTGGAATGACGCTTGGACATTTGCAGATGTCTCCATGAGACAACAGGAATGGCATCAACGCCTGAAGCGATTTGTAAAATTTAACATTATTTGCTTGGCTGGCTTAGTATTAAATGTGCTGGTGTTGAATGTGGTATTTAACTTCGTGATTCCTAACCGTTATATCGCCAACCTCATAGCTATCGCCGTGGCGACAATTTGGAACTTTTGGGTGAACTTAAAACTCAGCTGGCGAGTTACAGACGTGCAATAGTAATTGTTGTAATTAAGTTCATAGTAAATTTCAAGAAACACATTTTATAAACCTTCTTGGGTTTATTTATTGCGGGGGTGTAATCGCGCCCCTTGGTGGCTCACATATTGCACCAGTAGTGAGCCTACAAACTTGCAATTAGCAAGATAACACTTCAATTATGCAACACTAAGGTAAATCTAAGACTTTTAAGACATTCTATAATAGCTGTTAGCCTTTATGAACTACCCACACGAGTCTAAATCGAGAATTTTAATTATTATTGTTATCTTTAGCCTATTATTTCGGTTGCCATTTTTCTTTCGCGCCACATTTGATTGGGATGAAAGTACATTTATTCTAGTTGGGCAATCTATTTTAGATGGTAATCTACCTTATGTAGAACTATGGGATCTCAAGCCACCACTGACATTCTTTAGCTTTGCTTTTGCTATTTTAGCTTTTGGTAAATCTATTATATCTATTCGCCTCTTTGGAACTCTATGCGTCATCGTTGCGGCAACCCTTACCTACTATATTTGTCGCGCTCTATGGAGTTCAAAAGTTAGTTTATTGGCTGCAATACTTTTTATAGTGCTAACTGGCCCTCGGATGGGCGGAGAATCTGTGATGACTGAGCATCTAGCGATTGTACCTTTACTTGGGGCTTTAGCCTTACTTGTGAGAAGTAATCAGGCGGCTAATATTAAATTTTTCCTGGTGGGGTGTCTGATGTCATCTGCCTGTATGATTCGCCTGAATTTAGCCTATGTAGCATTGATTTTAGGTATATACATTGTAGTAGACAGTATTATATGTTCAGATCAAAACAAATATTGGTCAATTATTGCTTATATTATTGGGTTTTCAGTTCCAGTGATTTCCTTGTATTTGCCATATCTAATAACCAACAATAGTGAAATATTTAAATTGTCTGTTCTTGATGCATCATTATCATATTCTCATTCTCAACAACCCGCATGGAAACTTTTTTTAAGACAATTTCGTAACAGTAATTTATGGGGGATGATATTTGTTATAGGCTGCTTACAAATAAGTAGGCTAATTAAGCAAGAAAAACTTTTCTCCTTAAAACAAAAGCAATTAATATATTGCTTTATTTTTTTTATTAGTACCGAATTGTCAATTTTAAAGATTGGTGCTGATTATGATCATTACCTGATTCAAATTGCTCCTTTTTTCGCAGTTATATTATCATCTTGGTTTATTGGTATTTTAAATTTAAATCTCAAAGCAGGTTATTTTATCCTGATATTGTGTTTGACTCTATGGTCAACCCCAACATTCAATGAATACATAGTAATTGGCAATCTTTGGGTTTCGCAAAAATCACTATCCTATGGAAAAGAATTTGAGTTAGCCCAATACTGATCTGAAGAAAGGGATGACAATACTACGATATATATGATGGAAAATCATCTTGTTTATTGGCTGCTTGATATGAAACCACTAACCAAGATAGTGACACATCCATCTAATATCAGCAAAGAATATTTATTGCGTACTGTGATCAGTAAAACTACTAATACTAAAGAAGAACTACTAAAAATTCTGAACCAAAAACCCGAATTTATTGTTAAGGGTGAGATATTTTATTTACAGAGTAATCCAGATGCTATGGCTTTATTGATGAAGACTTTACAAACACAGTACGTACTGGTGAAGAATATTCAGGAAACGCAGATTTACCGTAGAATAGATCCAAAAAACTAAAGCTTATAGACTAGGTTTTCATAAGGTTCTTTTACTGTTGGCTCTTTCTGCTGACGTGATTGCGATCACAATATTACTAGTTACAGCAATATCATGACGACCAAAATCATTTTTTACTAGGGATTTTGTTGTGAACTTCTATCGTTTGATAGAGAGTCTCTCTTTGTTGGTAAGGTCTACCGAGGGAAGCGATCGCTGTTTGTAAAGTTTCCACATCCATACAAGTACCACCCACAGCACCGGCCATAGTTGTAATATGCTCTTCCATTAATGTGCCGCCGATATCGTTGCAACCCCAATCTAAAGCTTCTGTTGCGCCAGCTAGTCCTAGTTTCACCCAACTCTGTTGATGGTTAGGAATCCAATTACCTAAGTAAATCCGTGCTACAGCACCTAATAGTAAAGCATCTGCTAATACTGGTTGGTCACGTCCGACACGACGACGTAAGGATTTGGGTGCTTCTTGTCCAACAAA from Nostoc sp. UHCC 0870 includes these protein-coding regions:
- a CDS encoding ArnT family glycosyltransferase; translation: MPFFFRATFDWDESTFILVGQSILDGNLPYVELWDLKPPLTFFSFAFAILAFGKSIISIRLFGTLCVIVAATLTYYICRALWSSKVSLLAAILFIVLTGPRMGGESVMTEHLAIVPLLGALALLVRSNQAANIKFFLVGCLMSSACMIRLNLAYVALILGIYIVVDSIICSDQNKYWSIIAYIIGFSVPVISLYLPYLITNNSEIFKLSVLDASLSYSHSQQPAWKLFLRQFRNSNLWGMIFVIGCLQISRLIKQEKLFSLKQKQLIYCFIFFISTELSILKIGADYDHYLIQIAPFFAVILSSWFIGILNLNLKAGYFILILCLTLWSTPTFNEYIVIGNLWVSQKSLSYGKEFELAQY